GCCCTGAAGGCCTTCTATCCGGGCAAACCACCCTTTCCCCTGATGCACATTGATACCACCTGGAAATTCCGGGACATGATCAAGTTCAGGGACAACGTGGCTGATAAGTTTGGCCTCGATCTGATCGTCCATACAAACCAGGAAGGCGTGGACCAGGGAATCGGCCCCTTTACCCACGGTAGCGCGAAACATACAGATGTCATGAAGACCCAGGCCCTGAAACAGGCACTGGACAAGTACAAGTTCGATGCAGCGTTTGGCGGTGCCCGTCGCGATGAGGAAAAATCCCGGGCCAAGGAACGCGTGTATTCGTTCCGGGATGAATACCACCGCTGGGACCCCAAGAACCAGCGGCCGGAGCTGTGGAACATCTACAACGGCAAGATCAACAAGGGCGAGAGTATCCGGGTTTTTCCGCTGTCCAACTGGACAGAACTGGATATCTGGCAGTACATCTACCTCGAGAACATCGACATCGTTCCGCTTTATTTCGCCGCCGAGCGTCCGGTTGTTGAGCGTGATGGCACCCTGATCATGGTGGACGACGACCGCATGCCATTGAAGGAAGGCGAAAAACCGATGATGAAATCGGTCCGCTTCCGGACACTGGGCTGCTACCCGCTGACGGGTGCCATCGAGTCCGAAGCCAACACGCTTCCGGACATTATCCAGGAAATGTTGCTGGCCAAGAGCTCCGAGCGCCAGGGTCGGGTGATCGACCACGATTCAGCCGGCTCCATGGAACAGAAAAAGCGGGAAGGGTATTTCTAAGATGTCACACCAGTCTGATCTGATTGCAGAAGATATTCAGGCCTACCTGAAGCAGCACGAGAACAAGGAACTCCTGCGCCTGCTCACCTGCGGCAGCGTGGACGACGGCAAGAGCACCCTGATCGGCCGGCTGCTCCACGACACCAAGATGATCTACGAAGATCACATGGCCAGCCTGAAAACCGACAGCGCCAAGATGGGCACCACTGGCGAGAAACTTGACCTCGCCCTTCTGGTGGACGGCCTTCAGGCAGAGCGGGAACAGGGCATCACGATTGATGTCGCCTATCGGTACTTCTCCACCGACAAACGCAAGTTCATCATTGCCGACACCCCGGGCCACGAACAGTACACCCGTAACATGGCAACCGGCGCGTCCACGGCCCAGGTCGCCATCCTGATGATCGATGCTCGCCACGGCG
This genomic stretch from Marinobacter salsuginis harbors:
- the cysD gene encoding sulfate adenylyltransferase subunit CysD — translated: MTTYNLTHLKQLEAESIHIIREVAAEFDNPVMLYSIGKDSAVMLHLALKAFYPGKPPFPLMHIDTTWKFRDMIKFRDNVADKFGLDLIVHTNQEGVDQGIGPFTHGSAKHTDVMKTQALKQALDKYKFDAAFGGARRDEEKSRAKERVYSFRDEYHRWDPKNQRPELWNIYNGKINKGESIRVFPLSNWTELDIWQYIYLENIDIVPLYFAAERPVVERDGTLIMVDDDRMPLKEGEKPMMKSVRFRTLGCYPLTGAIESEANTLPDIIQEMLLAKSSERQGRVIDHDSAGSMEQKKREGYF